AAAAGCGCTCCCGGCAATTTATCTTCCAGCGGCGAGGTTTCGCCGGCGGTGCGAAATACCACTTTGGCCCCCGGCATGGCGGTACGGTTTGCTTCTTCCCAGAGTTCGGCCAACTGGGTTTCATTCATCCAATCCTGAGCGTCCAGAAACAGATAAGCGTTCAAACTGTTGGCCGGCATGGCTTTCAAACGTTCGGTCATGGATTGATGGTGTACCTGAATGCGGTCGATGTTCTGCTTCAAACCCTCGAAATAGGTCTGTTTGAGATAACGTGGCACCGCTTGACGATGTTTGATGTCGTATTCGCGATTGAAGGCTTGCCAGGCGAAATAATTGTCTTCCAATGGGAAATCGCAAGCCAGTCGGCGGGCGCGTTCTTTCAGCAGGTCGTGCATGCCATGCTGCGCCTGTTTGGATTCCTTGTCCATTTCGTCGAACTGCGCCGGGGGAATGCCCAAGCTGTACATGACCACGGCACGGTTGCAGAGAAATTTCATCAAACGGGTGTCGAACACCGGTGCAACGTGTTCGTCGAACAAGCGTTGCTGTTCCTCGGGCGTGCGGGCCAGCATGACCTGACGGATGTCGTAACCGAGGCGTTTGCTGACCCAGTGAATCGACCCGATAAAGCGCCCCAGCAACCCGTGGCGGTAAAAGCCGTCGGTGAAGTATTCGATGCGACGCGGTCCCCAGAAGGTTTCGCGGCCTTCCCAGTAGTCGATGGTCTTCTCGTCCAGATGCGGTTTGATGTGGATTTCATAGGCATCCAGGTTTTTGGAACGGTCGGCGCGGCCGAAAAAGTCGAAAAAGGATTCATGATCCGGCAGGTGTTTCAGGGCGGCCTTTTTCAACTTGATGAGCGCGATGTGGGCTTCGTTCAAGTCCACCACTGTAATCGAATTGGGTTCCACGGTCAGGTAATTGAGTGCATTGCAGCCACCGGACGAGATGGTGAACACCCGTGAGTGTTGGTCCAGTTCCAAGGCGCGAATATCGACTTCTGGGTCTTCCCAGATTTGCGGGTAGACCAAGCGGTCGAACCATTTGGTGAACAGGCGGTCGAGAAAGCCTTTGCGGGTGAACAAATGGGT
The nucleotide sequence above comes from Hydrogenovibrio thermophilus. Encoded proteins:
- a CDS encoding DUF3419 family protein; the protein is MTTPATTQPATKDLLNSAVNNTHLFTRKGFLDRLFTKWFDRLVYPQIWEDPEVDIRALELDQHSRVFTISSGGCNALNYLTVEPNSITVVDLNEAHIALIKLKKAALKHLPDHESFFDFFGRADRSKNLDAYEIHIKPHLDEKTIDYWEGRETFWGPRRIEYFTDGFYRHGLLGRFIGSIHWVSKRLGYDIRQVMLARTPEEQQRLFDEHVAPVFDTRLMKFLCNRAVVMYSLGIPPAQFDEMDKESKQAQHGMHDLLKERARRLACDFPLEDNYFAWQAFNREYDIKHRQAVPRYLKQTYFEGLKQNIDRIQVHHQSMTERLKAMPANSLNAYLFLDAQDWMNETQLAELWEEANRTAMPGAKVVFRTAGETSPLEDKLPGALLAHWKTNSQANRDWTRQDRSAIYGGVHVYSHHAE